A segment of the Anaerolineae bacterium genome:
GTGGGAATAGGCGTAGGCGTGCGGGTAGGAGTGTGGCTTGGTGTAGGAGATGGGCCAACCGTGGCCGCCGGTTCAAGTGGGACTTGCGCGTCGGTGGGTAGGGGGGTAGGGGGGTCAAAGGGCAGGGGGGTGTCGGTGGGTAGGGGGACCGGGGTGAAGGTAGGCGTGGGAGTAGCCAGACCGCCCACCGGGATAATGAGTTCCTGTCCCACCTGGATAAAATCTTGATTGGTCAGGCCGTTGGCCAGCATTAAGTCGGAAACAGATACGGCAAATTTTTGGGCAATTCCGCTCAGGGTGTCGCCGGCTGCAACAAGGTAGGTAACGGATTGAATGGGCGTGCTTTCGGCTGAAGCTTCCGCCTCAACTCCTGCTTCAGCCGGCGGCAAGGCATCGGTTTGCGCTTCGGCCCCGGACTCATCTGTTGCGCCGGGCAGGGCAGCCATGTCGCCCGGCAGCGCCTGCCGGTTGGCCAGCAGGACCACGCTGATACTAATGACCAGAGAGATAACGGCGTTCACGCCAATAATCAGGGCCAATTGGCTGGCGGGCAGCCCCACATTGGTCACTCCGCTTTGGCCGTAATCCTCGTAATCGTCATATTCATATTCTGGGTCGTACCGGGGGTCATCCATGGGTCAACCTATATAATGAAGAGAGCCACTATATATAGTATGATAGATTAAAAAAAAGCACAACATCTTGTAGAGTGAATCTGATATATTCATTATACCTCAGATTGACTCGACTGACAATGCGAGGGGGTATTCATTGTTTGGGTAAAAACCGTTGCAGCAGGGAAGTTAACAAAGCCAGTTCCGGCGTTTTGAGCAGCGCCAGCGCCAAAAAGTAAAGGCCGCCGCCGGCCAGGCTTAAGAGGCCCACCAGGGTTATTTCAGCCCCAACTCCCTGGCCCGGGAGCCGGTTTTGCAAAAGGGGCAAACCGGCCCACAAACCTATCCCCATTACCAACGAAGCTGCCATTGCTTTGAGCGTGGTTGGGCCAAGCCCTCGTCCGCGTAAAGTAGCCTGGCGATGGATGAGCCAGATCATTACCAGGGCGTGGCCGGCCAGTTGGATGCTGTTAGCCAGAACCAGGTCGGTCATTTGCATTGGGCGGAGCAGGGTGGGCAGTAAGGCCGCAATCAGATAAAAACCAACGCCTAACAGGCCCACCAAAGCCGGGGTAAGCGTGTTTTGGCGGGCGTAAAAGGCAAATATCAGGGGTTGGTCAACGGCGGCAAAGGTCAGGCCGATAAGGTAGAGGCGTAGGGCCAACACAGTTTGTTGAGTGTCAAAAGGAGTAAAATCGCCATGTTCAAAGATCAGGGCAATCAGGGGTTTGGCCAGCACAAACAAAGCAACAGTGGCCGGGATGATGAGGATGAGCACCAGCCGCAGGCCGGTAGCCAGAGTGTTCATGAACTCATCCAGGCCGGCCAGGGCGTCGGTGGTGGCTAGAGCCAGGCGGGAGAGGGTGGGCAAGATAGCCAGGGAGATGGCCGCGGCCACAAGGCCCAGGGGGAATTGGATAAGGGTGGTGGCGTACTGCATCCAGGCAATGCTCTGCTCGCCGGTGCGCGAGGCAAAGTTACGATCCAGGGCAATGGCCACCTGGCTGACGACCAGGCCCAGAATAACGGGCAGATACAGTTTACCGATCCGCCGCAGGTGAGGATGATGAATGTTTAGCACAAAACGCAGGCGGGCATCGCGCAGGCCGGGGAGTTGCAGCCCCACCTGGAAAAATGCGCCCAGTAGAAGGCCAATGGCCAGGGCCTCGATGCCCCAGTTAAAAACAAACGCCCCAATTAGCGCTACTACTACAATGGTGGCGTTAAAAATAGCCGCCGTAAAAGCCGGCAAGGCAAACCGTTTTAAAGCGTAAAGCAGGCCGGTAATAATCCCCGACAAGCTGAGAAACAGCACCGCCGGAGTAGTCAGGCGCATCAGGCGCGCGGTGGCGGCCAACAGCTCTTCATCAAAGCCACCCACCAGCAAAAAAGCGACCTGCGGCGCAGCCAGTTCCATTATAAGCACGACCACCACCAGCACCACCACGGCCATACTCAACACCAGGCTGGCCAGGTGCCACAGGGCGTTTCGGTCTCGCTCGGCCTGTTCTGAGAAAACCGGCACCAGGGCGCTGCTCACCATTCCCCCAATGAGCAAATCATAGAGCATGATGGGGATAATTTGAGCAGCGCGAAAGGCAGAAACCAGGCCGGTGGCGCCAAACAGGTTGGCAATAACAATTTCACGCGCCAGGCCCAAGATACGGCTGGTCACGTTGCCGGCCGCAATTATTGAAGCTGCGCGGGCCATGCCCGTGGCCGGGGGAGGTTGGGTAGGGGGGAGAGGGGATAATTGCGCAGGGAGCGGAGCGGCCTGGTGATTTTTATTTTGCCCCTGGGCCGCTTCATTTTTGTTGATTTCCAATCAGGGTAGCCCTCAACACGGATAAAGTTTTATCCCTCAATCAAACGTTTGCGCAAACGGTTAATTTCGGCTTCCATTTCGGCGCGGAGGGTGTCCATTTCCAGTTGCAGGCGCTCCAGCCGTTCCCGCATGTCCAAAATAATTTGCACGCCAGCCAGATTGACCCCTAATTCATCGGTTAGCCTGATAATTTGGCGCAGGCGATCAATATCAGCCGGGGAGTAGAGGCGGACATTGCCGTTACTCCGCCTGGGGATGACCAGGCCCTGGCTTTCGTAATGGCGCAACGTTTGGGGATGCAGCCCCACCATTTTGGCCGCCACACTGATCACGTACATCGGTTGTTCGGTTAGCGGGTAATCGTCAAACATCAAGTTGTCTCGTTATAAACCGCGGATGTCGGCCAATTCCTCAAACAGTTCTATTTCTTCCGGGGTTAAGTTTTCGGGGAGTTTGACCATGACCTTGGCGTATAAATCGCCCCGCTCGTCAGGCTCGCCCAGGCGCGGCATACCTTGTCCCCGCAGCCGGAAGGTGCGGCCCGATTGGGTTTCGGGGGGAATTCTGAGTTTCACTTTGCCTCTAAAAGTGGGTACAATGGCCTCGCCGCCCAAAATAGCGGTGTATAAATCTACCGGCAATTCGGCATAGAGGTCGTCGCCAACCTGCTCGTAGAGGGGATGGGGGGTAACTTTGATGTCAAGGTACAGGTCTCCCCGGGAGCCATCCCCTTCAGTTGCGCCTCCTTCGCCGCGGACGCGAACTTTGGTGCCGGTTTTAGCCCCCCTGGGAATTCTTACCTTTATCCGCCGGCCGCCAATATTTAAAATGCGGGAAGCGCCTTTAAATGCTTCTTCCAGGGATATTTCAATTTCCTGGTGGTAATCTTGCCCCTGCCGGGCAGTTGGGGCAGCCGGCTCTGGGCTACCAAAGATGACTTCATAAAAGTCAGAAAAACCGCCAGGGCGACTCTTGTTGAGGCTGCTTAAAATCTCCTTGAGATCAACAGGACTGCCGTCGGGGTCAAGGCCGCTCACCCACGGTCCCCAATCAAAATCGCCCGTGGCTCCAGAACGCTGGTGAGCGTGCCAACTGGCGTTCAGGCGGTCGTACCTGGCCCGTTTGTCAGGATCGGTTAGCACGGCATTGGCTTCGTCAATTTGGTTGTACTTCTCTTCGGCTTTTTTATCGCCGGGGTTAACATCTGGATGATATTTGCGGGCCAGTTTACGATAGGCTTTTTTTACTTCGTCGGTGCTGGCGGTTTTGTCAAGATCCAGAATTTTATAATAATCCTTAAATTCCATGTAAGTTATTCCTCACCCTGCCCAAATTTGGCTTGATAATCAACGTAATCCGGCTAAAGTATTGGCCTATAAAGATTAATCGCCTAACTTAAGCGGGCCTCTATCAATAAACTTGCTAGAGATAGTGTCAAGTTACTGTTAGCAAAAAGCATTATATTTGCAATAAAAATTTCGGCAAAAGCAGGTCAGGCGTTTTGTGGGTGAAAATCCCCGGCGAATCAAAAACCCCACCCATTTAAGGCGGGGTTCTTTGATAGGAAGACTTATTGAACAGGTTGGACCTGGCCACAACTCCCCGCCATCTTAATACGGCACAATAACGGGGGGGGCGACCACCGGCATGCCGCCGGACGGGTAGTATCCATCGCCGCAGGGCTGCTGATAGCAGCCATACCCCGTAGGGATGTAGAGCACCTGGCCGGCATAAATGCAATTCATATTATAGATATGATTGGCCTTGGCAATAGCCCAAGGGCTAACCCCATACCGATAGGCAATATTGGTAAGCGTATCCCCATATCTCACTACATAATGATTTGCGCCGGGATGACCGCCCGGATAACCGCCGGTAGGAATATACAGCACTTGCCCGGCGTAGATGTAATTGGGATTATACAGATTATTGACCTCGGCAATGTAGTAGGGATTTACCCCATAATAACGGCCAATGCTAAAAAGTGTTTCGCCATACCGCACGGTGTGGTAAGCGCCGCCTGAAGCAGAGGCCATCGGCACGGACAGGACCAGCAGCATTATTGCCAGGATGATAATGAACAAGGGTTTTTTGATATGCATTTTCATAGTTTCACCTCTGTCACCTAGTAGCAATTGTGGTAGTAGCCACAGGTGTAGCTATATCGTCTATAAGTGGGATAGTTGTTCCAATAATAGTAGCCGGTGTAGTCGTAGCCATGGCCATAACTAGGGTAACAACCGGGATAACGGCAAGGAGAAGGTCTAGGGGCAGGAGGTGGACAAGGCTGACCACAGCCACACCTCCCACAACCGGACCAACCGTCGCCGGACGGGATGTACAATACCTGTCCGGCATAAATACAATCCGGGTTGGCCAGGCCATTAACACTGGCAATAGAATAGGGGTTGACTCCATAAATCCGGCCAATGCTAAAAAGGGTCTCGCCGTACCGGACAGTGTGATACATGCCGCCGCTGGCCGGTGGGGCGGCATAGCTATCGGGCACGCTAACCATTTGCAGTAAAACAACGGTCAAGACAATGGGTAAAATTATCTTGAGAATAGGTAATACTTTTTTCACGTTTTCCTCCTATACAACTAGTTTTTGACCATACATAGGCCCTTCAATCATCCCCAATTAGTAAAAATTTAAAGCTGGAATCCCTACATATATCCTTTTCCTTTCTCTCGGCCGCCGGTCATCCCCATTTCCGGCAACTCAGTCCATCAAACTTTAGCCATTATGCCAAAATGTTCTTATTAAATTTTTTGCAGGAGCAGAAAAATTGAACGCAGATTCAGGCAACTTCCAGACTTTTTTCAGGAATTTCTTTTATTTTGGGCTATCATCAGCCTTTGCATCCAACTCAAAGGCAGGTTATTACTATGTAAAGCTTTTATGTTAAAACAATTATATCGGTACTTTTATTTAATTGCAACCCTTATTAGACATAATGTAAAAATTAACTTACCATAATGTAGGTAACCTAATAAAATTCGCCAGAAACTCTTCCTTGACCCAAACAAAAAGCCCAAACCGATGTTTGACTGATTGGCTTGGGCTTTTGGTTTATCTTCATACAAACGCTTCCCTGCGAATTAAATATTAAAAAAAGGACCTGCGATGATCCTACTATTTGTAGTTGTCAAAGAGCAATGAGGCGTTGTCTAAAAACAACGTCCCAATTTTGTCCACAAATAACAAACGCATATTAGGCCGCGCTATTTATGAACAAAATCCCAGGCACTTCTTATTGTATCAATGAATCGCTTTAGTTTCAAGAGATATTTAACATAACGTCATAGACTTTTGTCCTATATTATGTCGTGTTTAGAAAAAGGTCAAGAAGAAGTTTTTTAAAGCAAGAAACCCGGCCCGTAGGCCGGGTTTCCCAAAAAGGAGGAGAAGATGAACATGCCTTTGGCCCAAGTTAACAAAGTAACCTGAAAACCCAAATGACCATTGTGCTGGTCACATCCGGCGAACTTAATATAACATAATATATAACAATTTACATTACGCTAACACTACAGAATCTATACGCTGACCCCCTAACCCCTCATAAAAATAGGGTAGCTGTTGGCTACCCTATTCTTTATTCCAAAACGTCAAATAAGTTAAGTTTTAACCCAGATAGTCACGCAATTGGCGGCTGCGGCGGGGATGGCGCAATTTGCGTAAAGCCTGCCCCTCGATCTGGCGAATCCGCTCTCGGGTGAGGCCAAATTTTTTGCCAACTTCTTCCAGGGTGTAACTGCGACCATTTTGCAAACCAAAACGCAAACGCAAAATGCGCGCCTCCCGCGGGGTCAAGGTACTGAGCACATCTTCCAATTTTTCCTGGAGAAGATGATGAAAAGCCGTATCGGGAGGGGTGGGGGCGTCTTCATCTTCAATAAAATTGCCCAGTTCACTATCTTCTTCTTCACCCACAGGCCGCTCCAAAGAAACGGGGTGGCGGCTGACCCGCAGCATCCAGCGCACTTTGGAGGCGTCCAGGTCCATATAATCGGCCAATTCTTCGGGGGTAGGTTTGCGGCCCCAAACTTGCTCAAGCTGGCGAGAAATTTGGTGGAGTTTGCGGATGCGATCACTCATATGAACCGGCACACGAATAGTGCGGCCCTGGTCGGCCAGGGCGCGGGTGATGGCCTGTCGAATCCACCAGGTGGCATACGTGCTAAATTTGTAGCCGCGCCGGTAGTCAAATTTTTCAACCGCTTTCATCAGGCCCAGGTTGCCTTCTTGAATCAAATCCGAAAAAGGGACACCTTGCCCCATATATTTTTTAGCAATACTTACGACCAAACGGGTATTGGCTTTTATCAAGTGGTCGCGGGCTTTATTACCATCGCGAATAAAACGGCGCAGTTTGAGGGTTTCCTCTTCGCCGGAACAATTTTTTCTAAGTTTCTTGAGCGCACTTCGCCCTTTTTCTAAAGATTTGGCCAACATAATTTCTTCGGCGGGGGCTAACAGGGGCACCCGGGCCATTTCTTTGAGATAAAGGCTGATGGTATCGTCGGCGGCAATGCCGCTTAAATCAAAAGGGTCAATGGCAGGCAGAGGGATTTCAGTAGGGGATTGTTCTTTGAGACGTCGTTCTTCTTCGGCTTCTTCGACATCTGCATACACCTCGATGCCTTGATTGATCAATTGGATAAAAATCTCTTCCAATTGGGCCATATTGTCTTCCGCTTCGGGAAAACTGGCCAATAAGTCATCGGTGGTAAGATAGCCACAAGATGTGGCTTTGTTCAGTAAATTGTCTAATACATTGTTTTGTTTTGGGTCGTAGATCTCAAAATCTTCTAATTCTTGTACTTTTTCTTCGATCATGCTCACCTCAAATCCTACGCCGCCCGATTTTTGCATCCAGACAAACGAAGATAAAATTCAGCTAATCCAGATTTTCAGGTACAACAGGAGTACTTGTGCTCAATAGAAATGGTTATTGTTAATAAAGATAATAGCGAGGTTATCTCAAATTTTGCGTCTATCAATAACTGTGTGGAAATTTACTAGAATGGAGAATTAAGTTCCTCTTACAAAGAATGAGCCAGGTAAGACGCTTCTCCTGGCCTGTGAGTTACTGTTTGATGGGGTCACCACTAAATAACTGGAACAACGTCGGTATTATATCATAGCCCAATGGTCGTGTCAACCCCCTTTTTTTACATAAATCTGAAATATCAGACCAAAAGAGTAAATTTTAATTGACAAATTTTTTGGCGCAAGGCCTTGTTTACTTTCCATAATTTACTTGCCATAATACATGAGGGATGATATAATGAATATGTCAAGTTAAAGTTGTAGACCTTAGATTTTCCGCTTCCTCATTTTTACAGAGGTGACAGTTGTTGTTTAACGACGAATTTTGGCTGGCGGCAATTGAAGTGGATATTATTAAAATTTCTAAAACCCCGCCCAATAATTCGTCGCATAAACCAGACTATAGCGGGGGTGGGGTCCTATTGTAGTTTTATTGAGGCCAGACGATAAGGACGCTAGCAACCCATCCCCGCTATATAATTTATTGGCAGCCGGGCCAACTGCCCCAAAGATGTCATGAACAAATTTAAGAGAGAAATTTCAACCATCACCAGCCAGCAATGGACGGTCTTGATTTCACTCTTAACGTTGGTTAATATTGTGGTGTTGGGCGGACTGATCTGGCTGCTGGCTGTCCAATCGCCGGGCAGTTTTCAACGGGTGCTGGCCCAGGCCCCGGCTACGCGAACCCCCTTCCCCACCTTTACCCCAACGCCGACCAATTTGCCCCCCCCTACGCCCCTCAACACCCGCGTTCCCACCTGGACCCCCACCATTACGCCCATTCCCACCGAAACCTCCACCCCCACCCTTATCCCCACTCCCAGCCCTATCCGGGCCACCAGCGTGCCGGTGCCCACCCATACGCCTACCCCGGCGTATGATTATATTGGCACGGTGCGCCAATTGACGCCCTGCGAAAACCAGGGCAAACACCACATTTTTGTTTATGTGCGCGATCAAGCCGGTAATGGCCTCCCCGACGTAAAGGTTAGGGTTTTTTGGCCCGGCGGCAGCGGCGGCGAGGCCATTATCATCACCGGCACCAAAATGGAAGACCCCGGCCTGACCGATTTTGCCATGTTCAAGGGGGAATATTTTGTGGAAGTGATGGATGGGTCAAGCCAGGTTATCGGCCCCATCTCACCCGATATTCCTCGCAACGAACTTTGCCCAGCAAACGATAATGGCGTGGCCAATTCGCTTTACCATTACTCGTTTGAGGTCATCTTTACCAAGGTCCGTTAGGGTAAACAGATGCGAGGTTGGAAGCCCTGGCAAATTGCATTTTTAGGATATTTGTTGTTGCTCAACTGCATTGTTTTGGGGGCATTGGCCTATGTGGTGATTAGCAATGATTTCTGGCGAGTGCCCCCACCCGCCCCGGCCCAGGTGGTCGTCTTACCCACCACCCCAGCATCAGCGTTACCCGGGCCAACTATTACCGCCGCGCCCTCGGCCACCCCCTTTCCGTCGCCGTTGAGCCAGGGTGAAACAGCCGGTTTGAACGAAATCATAAACACTGCTACGGCTACCCCTACGTCCATTCCGCCGGTCAATATTTCCCCGGCTCCGCTGCCCTCGCCGACAAGCCCAACTTCCACTCCCACGGTCCAAGCAACGGTTACTCCTACCCCGCCACCCACTCCTACGCCAACCCCAACGCCCAGCCCAACCAACACTCCCCCTCCTACCGCTACACCCACCCATACCCTTACTGCCACCAGTACGCCATTGCCCACCGCCACGCCTACCGCCACCTCAACCCATACCCCTCGACCCAGCGCCTCGACCACCCGCCGGCCTACCTCTACCCCTCGACCCACCGGCACGCCAACGCCAACCCATACCCCTCGACCCAGCGCCACCGCCACGTTTACACCCAGTTCTACGCCCACCCGTCTCCCATCGCCCACGCCTACCTTTACCGTGACACCCGCCCCACCGGCCACGGCCATTGCCGCAGCCGCCTTAAATGATTCACTTGACCCGCTCGCCCAAGCCGAGCAAGCGCCGGCCAGCGTGGCCAGGCCCATCCAGGCCATTCCTTTAACCAACGGCAGTATCGCGCTCAGTTGGGAGCCACTGGAAAAAGCCAGGCAATACCGCCTTTACAGCGATATGGGCACCGGCTACGGCGTTTACGTTTATAAAACTCACACTGCCACCCAGCCTGCCTTTGTTGACGAAATGTTACGGCCGGGCATGACCTATCGTTATCGCCTGACCCACCTGGAACCTGACCAGGAGATTGTTCTTGCTCAAGTTACGGTCAAAACCCCGGCCAACCCGTCCGTCAGCGACACCCTGACTCATCAACCCGATTCCTCAACGTTTGGCGTAACTGCCGACTCCACCACCCTATCACCTGATACCATCCTTTTGGGTTTGGTCAGCGATCACAATTTTACCGATAACTTCAACACTCTCACCATTGCCGGCGAGGTGCGCAACGACTCGCGGCAAGAGGTCGGAGAAACCAATATCACCGTTACCTTCTACGATGCCGTTGGCACCGTGATTGACGTGGCCCACGGCCTGGCCTTGCTTGAGGCCATCCCGCCCGGCGAAACTGCTCCCTTCCTGATTACTCTGACCCGGCCCACCGGCCTGGCTTCCTACAGCCTGCGGGCCACGGCTCGCCCTGTGGCGGCCAAACCAAAACCCCAATTGGCGGTAGTGGAAACCAGGCGTTTCGAGGATGAGGCAGGCTTCTTTCACGTCAAGGGCATTATTCAAAATACAGGCAACACCATTGCCAAACGCACCAAAGTAGCGGCCGTTATTTACGGCCGGGACCATCGAGTGATCAACGTGAATTTTGCCTACGTCTCTCCCCCCAACCTGGCCCCCGGCGATCAGGCCAGCTACGACGTGATCTTTACCTATTACCCCGGCTATTTTAAACAAACCGTTATCCCCTTTGAGGAATAGCGGCGGGTGCACCTGTTCCCCCTCCTGCCCCCATACATTGCCCCAATCCCAATTATTGATTATAATCTGTTGGCGTTTGGGCAAACCAAAAT
Coding sequences within it:
- a CDS encoding LysM peptidoglycan-binding domain-containing protein; the protein is MKKVLPILKIILPIVLTVVLLQMVSVPDSYAAPPASGGMYHTVRYGETLFSIGRIYGVNPYSIASVNGLANPDCIYAGQVLYIPSGDGWSGCGRCGCGQPCPPPAPRPSPCRYPGCYPSYGHGYDYTGYYYWNNYPTYRRYSYTCGYYHNCY
- the rpoD gene encoding RNA polymerase sigma factor RpoD; this translates as MIEEKVQELEDFEIYDPKQNNVLDNLLNKATSCGYLTTDDLLASFPEAEDNMAQLEEIFIQLINQGIEVYADVEEAEEERRLKEQSPTEIPLPAIDPFDLSGIAADDTISLYLKEMARVPLLAPAEEIMLAKSLEKGRSALKKLRKNCSGEEETLKLRRFIRDGNKARDHLIKANTRLVVSIAKKYMGQGVPFSDLIQEGNLGLMKAVEKFDYRRGYKFSTYATWWIRQAITRALADQGRTIRVPVHMSDRIRKLHQISRQLEQVWGRKPTPEELADYMDLDASKVRWMLRVSRHPVSLERPVGEEEDSELGNFIEDEDAPTPPDTAFHHLLQEKLEDVLSTLTPREARILRLRFGLQNGRSYTLEEVGKKFGLTRERIRQIEGQALRKLRHPRRSRQLRDYLG
- a CDS encoding LysM peptidoglycan-binding domain-containing protein → MHIKKPLFIIILAIMLLVLSVPMASASGGAYHTVRYGETLFSIGRYYGVNPYYIAEVNNLYNPNYIYAGQVLYIPTGGYPGGHPGANHYVVRYGDTLTNIAYRYGVSPWAIAKANHIYNMNCIYAGQVLYIPTGYGCYQQPCGDGYYPSGGMPVVAPPVIVPY
- the murJ gene encoding murein biosynthesis integral membrane protein MurJ; translation: MEINKNEAAQGQNKNHQAAPLPAQLSPLPPTQPPPATGMARAASIIAAGNVTSRILGLAREIVIANLFGATGLVSAFRAAQIIPIMLYDLLIGGMVSSALVPVFSEQAERDRNALWHLASLVLSMAVVVLVVVVLIMELAAPQVAFLLVGGFDEELLAATARLMRLTTPAVLFLSLSGIITGLLYALKRFALPAFTAAIFNATIVVVALIGAFVFNWGIEALAIGLLLGAFFQVGLQLPGLRDARLRFVLNIHHPHLRRIGKLYLPVILGLVVSQVAIALDRNFASRTGEQSIAWMQYATTLIQFPLGLVAAAISLAILPTLSRLALATTDALAGLDEFMNTLATGLRLVLILIIPATVALFVLAKPLIALIFEHGDFTPFDTQQTVLALRLYLIGLTFAAVDQPLIFAFYARQNTLTPALVGLLGVGFYLIAALLPTLLRPMQMTDLVLANSIQLAGHALVMIWLIHRQATLRGRGLGPTTLKAMAASLVMGIGLWAGLPLLQNRLPGQGVGAEITLVGLLSLAGGGLYFLALALLKTPELALLTSLLQRFLPKQ
- a CDS encoding helix-turn-helix transcriptional regulator, which produces MFDDYPLTEQPMYVISVAAKMVGLHPQTLRHYESQGLVIPRRSNGNVRLYSPADIDRLRQIIRLTDELGVNLAGVQIILDMRERLERLQLEMDTLRAEMEAEINRLRKRLIEG
- a CDS encoding DnaJ domain-containing protein, which codes for MEFKDYYKILDLDKTASTDEVKKAYRKLARKYHPDVNPGDKKAEEKYNQIDEANAVLTDPDKRARYDRLNASWHAHQRSGATGDFDWGPWVSGLDPDGSPVDLKEILSSLNKSRPGGFSDFYEVIFGSPEPAAPTARQGQDYHQEIEISLEEAFKGASRILNIGGRRIKVRIPRGAKTGTKVRVRGEGGATEGDGSRGDLYLDIKVTPHPLYEQVGDDLYAELPVDLYTAILGGEAIVPTFRGKVKLRIPPETQSGRTFRLRGQGMPRLGEPDERGDLYAKVMVKLPENLTPEEIELFEELADIRGL
- a CDS encoding LysM peptidoglycan-binding domain-containing protein, whose amino-acid sequence is MDDPRYDPEYEYDDYEDYGQSGVTNVGLPASQLALIIGVNAVISLVISISVVLLANRQALPGDMAALPGATDESGAEAQTDALPPAEAGVEAEASAESTPIQSVTYLVAAGDTLSGIAQKFAVSVSDLMLANGLTNQDFIQVGQELIIPVGGLATPTPTFTPVPLPTDTPLPFDPPTPLPTDAQVPLEPAATVGPSPTPSHTPTRTPTPIPTSTPAPFGEINVVINEVIGPGDFTRETLVILNKGAGASLADWKLEGSSLGIFVFPDIFLFSGGSIRIHTRAGENTASDLYLNQGESAWPPGATIFLRDNQGVEVSRFSVPSAEATPSAESFSSPTATP